From the Deltaproteobacteria bacterium genome, one window contains:
- a CDS encoding SRPBCC family protein yields MPSRIRVGTGSGGGAGTRRRGRVGRPFPRGIGARPRRIGLGLALALLAPAAHAVEEARASTRVADPPETVWALLVDFARWEQVFPTVTDLVVEPVDERHLRLHTRSRVAGRTVRYTLATEVDTAARRIDCTLDPNAPSDVLALASHWRVRASGDGGSRIELTVRSESGVGLPRFLERRMTELSTRRSVGALVAALDAQRRSSAGRLVAID; encoded by the coding sequence ATGCCCAGCCGGATCAGGGTCGGTACCGGAAGCGGAGGAGGGGCCGGGACCCGCAGACGCGGCCGCGTCGGGCGCCCGTTCCCGCGCGGGATCGGCGCCCGCCCTCGCCGGATCGGGCTCGGGCTCGCGCTCGCCCTGCTCGCGCCCGCCGCCCACGCCGTCGAGGAGGCCCGCGCCAGCACCCGGGTTGCCGACCCGCCCGAGACGGTCTGGGCCCTGCTCGTCGACTTCGCGCGCTGGGAGCAGGTCTTCCCCACCGTCACCGACCTGGTCGTGGAGCCCGTCGACGAGCGGCACCTGCGCCTGCACACGCGCTCGCGCGTTGCCGGCCGCACGGTCCGCTACACGCTCGCCACCGAGGTCGACACCGCTGCGCGCCGTATCGACTGCACGCTCGACCCCAACGCGCCGAGCGACGTGCTCGCGCTCGCCTCGCACTGGCGCGTGCGCGCGAGCGGTGACGGGGGCTCGCGCATCGAGCTCACGGTGCGCTCCGAGTCGGGTGTCGGCCTCCCGCGCTTCCTCGAGCGCCGCATGACGGAGCTCTCGACGCGCCGCTCCGTCGGCGCCCTGGTGGCCGCGCTCGACGCGCAGCGGCGCAGCTCCGCCGGGCGCCTCGTCGCCATCGACTGA
- a CDS encoding class I adenylate-forming enzyme family protein, with protein MSTAREVEARLTGPGAPFEIVPEDVLGERMQVFRTRTPSLRVLLEESAARGDAAYLVVDDGRRYSYAEHARRVAALASVLRERFGIGPGDRVAILAANGPEWIQAFWATVSLGAVCVGLNGWWVRDEIRYGLADADPKLLIGDRKRLARLAGGFVDLPVVEIESQFEALVEAGAGAALPEAAIAEDDAATILYTSGTLGRPKGVVGTHRAILALARLQLFHGMRMFLLAAARGQLPAPGARAAAPPPCNLVAAPLFHVSGLYTGVVTGLAAGIKTVWTTGRFDPVKVMELIERERVTSWGPMGTMVHRVVHHPDVGRYDLSSITSIGSGGAPIAAALLARMREVFPNARAALGIGYGLTESGGLATLNWGEELEARPGSVGRALPSVELAIRDLDGKPVPDGAEGEVWIRSPLGMKEYWRRPEETRQVLGPGRWLRSGDVGRLDAEGHLHLASRRRDLILRGAENVYPAEIELCLEAHPEVAEAAVVGVEHEELGQEVKAIVVPRPGLDTGALAALPERLAGYCAERLAYFKVPAHWELRSEPLPRNAIGKVLKHVLTEGATSPFVDE; from the coding sequence ATGAGCACGGCCCGCGAGGTCGAGGCGCGCCTGACCGGCCCGGGCGCGCCCTTCGAGATCGTGCCGGAAGACGTGCTCGGGGAGCGCATGCAGGTGTTCCGCACGAGGACCCCCTCGCTGCGGGTGCTGCTCGAGGAGTCGGCCGCGCGTGGCGACGCCGCGTACCTCGTGGTCGACGACGGCCGCCGCTATTCGTACGCGGAGCATGCGCGGCGCGTGGCAGCCCTGGCGTCGGTGCTGCGCGAGCGCTTCGGGATCGGGCCCGGCGACCGGGTCGCGATCCTGGCCGCCAACGGGCCGGAGTGGATCCAGGCCTTCTGGGCCACCGTGAGCCTGGGGGCGGTGTGCGTCGGCCTCAACGGCTGGTGGGTGCGCGACGAGATCCGCTACGGACTCGCCGACGCGGACCCGAAGCTCCTGATCGGCGACCGCAAGCGGCTCGCGCGCCTCGCGGGAGGCTTCGTGGACCTGCCGGTGGTCGAGATCGAGTCGCAGTTCGAGGCGCTCGTCGAGGCCGGCGCGGGTGCGGCCCTGCCCGAGGCCGCGATCGCCGAGGACGACGCCGCGACGATCCTCTACACGAGCGGAACCCTGGGCCGGCCGAAGGGCGTCGTCGGCACGCACCGCGCGATCCTCGCGCTGGCGCGCCTCCAGCTCTTCCACGGCATGCGCATGTTCCTGCTCGCCGCCGCGCGCGGCCAGCTCCCGGCGCCCGGAGCGCGCGCCGCCGCGCCGCCCCCCTGCAACCTGGTCGCGGCGCCGCTCTTCCACGTCTCGGGTCTCTACACCGGCGTCGTGACGGGTCTTGCGGCCGGCATCAAGACGGTGTGGACCACCGGCCGCTTCGACCCCGTGAAGGTGATGGAGCTGATCGAGCGCGAGCGCGTCACGAGCTGGGGTCCGATGGGCACCATGGTGCACCGCGTGGTCCACCATCCCGACGTCGGCCGCTACGACCTCTCGTCGATCACGAGCATCGGCTCGGGCGGCGCGCCGATCGCCGCTGCGCTCCTGGCGCGCATGCGCGAGGTGTTCCCGAACGCGCGCGCCGCGCTCGGGATCGGCTACGGGCTCACCGAGTCGGGCGGCCTCGCGACCCTGAACTGGGGCGAGGAGCTGGAGGCGCGCCCGGGCTCGGTCGGGCGGGCGCTTCCGTCCGTCGAGCTCGCGATCCGCGACCTCGACGGCAAGCCCGTGCCCGACGGGGCCGAGGGCGAGGTGTGGATCCGCAGCCCGCTCGGGATGAAGGAGTACTGGCGGCGGCCCGAGGAGACGCGGCAGGTGCTCGGCCCCGGCCGCTGGCTGCGCAGCGGCGACGTCGGCCGCCTCGACGCGGAGGGCCATCTGCACCTCGCCTCGCGCCGCCGCGACCTGATCCTGCGCGGCGCCGAGAACGTCTACCCGGCCGAGATCGAGCTCTGTCTGGAGGCGCATCCGGAGGTGGCGGAGGCGGCGGTGGTCGGCGTCGAGCACGAGGAGCTCGGCCAGGAGGTGAAGGCGATCGTCGTGCCGCGGCCGGGCCTCGACACCGGGGCGCTGGCCGCGCTGCCCGAGCGGCTGGCCGGATACTGCGCCGAGCGGCTCGCCTACTTCAAGGTGCCGGCGCACTGGGAGCTGCGGAGCGAGCCCTTGCCGCGCAACGCCATCGGCAAGGTGCTGAAGCACGTCCTGACCGAGGGGGCCACGAGCCCCTTCGTGGACGAGTAG
- a CDS encoding outer membrane lipoprotein-sorting protein: MSVGRECASGQRAPERHPGRRSFAARGRRAGSVWLAAIVLAVAPGGARAAEPALDADQWATRIADALRVGATLSGRAHMRVERPGDPPLEFRFDVLRQPWRGGTRSVFEMQEQGDPQSVVSELVVQPGEPMVNWYWDLQKRRWLAVRGLLATDPWADSDFRHEDLWLTDPVERRRGTVREVEEGGRRYVEIHSEPYHYYGRVETRVDPATALPVRIRFVDVTGAPIREQLFESLEVVDGRPFPKVIRLRELQTHQESVLTWERVEFGRKIPPSFLDLSALHDRITKGVDPVPLDALPELQPPDAI, from the coding sequence GCGCCGCGCGGGCAGCGTCTGGCTGGCTGCCATCGTGCTGGCCGTGGCGCCGGGCGGGGCGCGCGCCGCCGAGCCCGCCCTCGACGCGGACCAGTGGGCCACGCGCATCGCCGACGCGCTGCGGGTCGGCGCCACCCTCTCCGGGCGCGCGCACATGCGCGTCGAGCGGCCCGGGGACCCCCCGCTCGAGTTCCGCTTCGACGTGCTGCGCCAGCCCTGGCGCGGCGGGACGCGCTCGGTCTTCGAGATGCAGGAGCAGGGCGATCCGCAGAGCGTGGTGTCGGAGCTGGTGGTACAGCCGGGCGAGCCGATGGTGAACTGGTACTGGGATCTCCAGAAGCGGCGCTGGCTCGCGGTGCGGGGGCTGCTCGCGACGGACCCGTGGGCGGACTCCGACTTCCGGCACGAGGACCTCTGGCTCACCGATCCCGTCGAGCGCCGGCGCGGGACCGTGCGCGAGGTGGAGGAGGGCGGGCGCCGCTACGTCGAGATCCACAGCGAGCCCTATCACTACTACGGGCGCGTCGAGACGCGCGTCGACCCGGCGACCGCCCTGCCGGTACGGATCCGCTTCGTCGACGTGACGGGCGCCCCGATCCGCGAGCAGCTCTTCGAGTCGCTCGAGGTGGTGGACGGGCGCCCCTTCCCGAAGGTGATCCGGCTGCGCGAGCTCCAGACCCACCAGGAGAGCGTCCTCACCTGGGAGCGCGTCGAGTTCGGCCGCAAGATCCCACCGTCCTTCCTCGACCTGTCGGCCCTGCACGATCGCATCACCAAGGGCGTCGATCCGGTGCCGCTCGATGCGCTGCCCGAGCTGCAGCCCCCGGACGCGATATGA